Genomic DNA from Hordeum vulgare subsp. vulgare chromosome 2H, MorexV3_pseudomolecules_assembly, whole genome shotgun sequence:
TCACCTTCGTAGCGAGTGTGTGTGAGAGAGGTTCGTCCGGTGTTCATATCGCCGGAGGCTACTCGGCCTTCGTCGCCGGAAATATGTGTGTCCCTTTCCTTCTTTCACCTTCGTAGcgagtgtgtgtgtgagagaggttCGTCCGGTGTTCATATCGCCGGAGGCTACTCTGCGTTCGTCGCTCTGGTCCGGGGCTATGTGGGTTTGTCCCAATACATATCCTAGAGCTTTTCAAGGATTTTAAATAATGCAGTTTCTTTGCAATAACTGTTTGTTTGTTCCAACCCATCAGCTTAATAATGTatagatagttttgcattatCAATCCCAGTGCAAGGCATGTAGAATTGTTCTCCAACGTAGAACATGCTTGTCCGACATTAATTTCATAACAGGACCTAGCTGAGTTGTTTTTTGCCTGAATATAATATTATTGGTGAAGAAGAAGTATATAACAGAGAAATATTCAACTAAGAGAATGATATCTTATTATATCCTGGCGTTTcccaaaaataagaaaagagaaaTTCTTCCTAATGTTTGATCTTATTGCAGATGCACGCAACTGTTGCCTCAATCTAAGTTACAATTGACTCTGACAAGGCGATTGTGTCCCCAGGATTTTAGCTCCTTTGTAATCTCAGCCTTCCGTGGATGAGCTCTAGctgctaagagcatctccaacagccgcgctatataaGCGCCGCGCTGCAATCTTCAACCTAAGTAACAAGTGACTCGGGTAGGGAGATTCTGTCGCCAGGATTATATATAACTCTTTTGCAATCTCATCATAGGTAATAAATTATCTCAAAGTTTGGATTTTACAAGTGCAAGCAATTTTTGCTGCTATCTATCTATTTGCAAATGACCCTGGTACCGCGATTGCATCGCCAGGATCTTAGCTCCTTTGCAATCTCATCCTTCCGTGGACGAACTTTATCTGCTGGCTTAACTGTGGattcctcatcctcatcctcatcctcatcctcatcctgtTGTGGATTAACTCTATCTGCCAGCGTAACTGTGAATTCTTCCAACTCTGCAGCCCTAGAGAGCAGAAACCTAGCAAGCATCTTTTCGAGTGGCCGCCCTTCGAAGTTTGCAATGCTGATTCTTCGCACCTTTTTAGCCAAGCACCTGACGTACGTGTTTTTCAGACGCTTGGGCATCCGGCTGCTGTACTTGACGCCATCGTCGACGGGGCTGTCTTCTGGCTCACTGTCTGAATCTGatttgtcatcgtcattgttcctgtgcatcctcttcctcttgaTCTTTGGAGGCTCTGGACCTAGAGGAAACAGCGAGAGTACTTCCAGGTTCTTGGCCTCGGCAAGCAAGGTGGAGACCGATAGGACGGCGTCGTCGGTGGGCAAGCAGCCCTGGAGGCTCATGTGCGTGAGGCTGTCCAGGCCACGCAGGACGCTGGTGAACAGGTTGCAGGCCATGGACGGGCGCAAGGAAAGGTGAAGGTACGTCCGCTTGGTGCACTTGCGGACGAGCCTTGCGACTGGAGCAACGTCTTCTGGTTTAGCCCTGGTGAGTTTTCCGCAGATTTCAATCTTCAACGCCATGATTCCTGCATAGTTTGAGTCGGCGACCGTGATGAAGGATGAGTCGCGAGCAGGAAGACCGCCTTTGTAGTGCAGCGACTGCAGGCAGGTGGTCTGCAGCTCGACGCTGGTGGCATTGTGGCAGCAGATCATGGCGAACCTCCGCAGGCGGGCCGGGGTCACGGCTATCTCCTGGATGCTCGGGCACTCCTCTAGCGTCAGGTTCGCGAGGCCCGGGCAGGCCGAGATGAGCTGCTGCAGCGCCCCGTGGGGGTCCATGATCCTCGCGAGGCAGAGCGTCTCCAGCGACGCCATGTCGACGCTCCCCGGGAGATTGAGCGTCCAGTTGGTGAGGCGCAGCCGGCGGAGCGTCGGGCAGCCGAAGATGTGGGGTTGCGTCCTGGTGTAGCTGTTCCTGTCGTGTGCATCGAAGTCCGCCGAGTGCTTCGTCCCGAGGATGGGGCAGCGCAGGAAGGGGCAGAGCGTGCCCATGGAGTCAGAGCAGTACCTGAGTTTGACGTCGAGGTCCTCGACGCTGGAGTTCACGACGGTGGGGATCCACTGGTCGAGCAGGTCGTACGGGGGCTGGATCGGCGTCGCCGCGGTTTTGCCCATGATCGCGCTCGTCACCTGGTGGTCGAAGCAGACCTTGAGCTTGCCCCCGGAGCGGCCGTACCGATCGCCTGACTTGGTGTCGACGAGGTGGACGACGGGGACGCCCTCGTGGACGTGGCGCCATCGCCGGGAGAGCCCGCTGGTGCGCACGGCCTCGTCGGACATTAGGTGGGAGAGGACGCGCTCCAGCGCCTTGTCGGGCAGTGCGCTCAGGCGGTCTCCTCCGTTCCTGCTCCTGTGCGACGGCGCCATCTTCGTCGGCGATCAGATGGATGGCTGCGGGCAGCCGCCGTATTTGTGTTAGTAATATAACGGAATCTGCAGATCTCCTCTTATATCTACTGATTAGTCGGTTCTGGTTGCCAACAGATTTTAGTCGGTTCATTATTCAGGTTGCCAACAAACCTAACCCAAACCCTAAagaattttttaattttttttaggatcaaccCTAGAGAGAAAATTAGTCGGTAACGCTAACGCTAACGCCTTATATATTAGTCGTCGCCAGATCAACGGATTAGTTCCCGGATCGGATCGGATCGCCATGGCTTCGCCGAAAGAGAAAAGGATCGGCGTGGCCTCGCCGTCGGGGGCCAGAGATCGGCTGAGCGACCTCCCGGACTTCCTGCTGGGCcacgtcctctccttcctcccgaccAAGGAGGCCGGCCGCACCGCGGAGCTGTCCCGGCGGTGGCGCGACGTCTTCTGCAACGTCCAGACCGTCTCCTTCGCCGAGCGCCAGGGCGCCAGGGCCAAGGACTGGACCACCTTCTACTACGAGGCCCAGGAGCAGAAGAGCTGCAGCGCCCTGCTCCTCGACGACGTCTGGAACGCGCTGCTCTGCCGCCGCCGGTGCGCCCGCGCCCACGTACCGCTGCACCGCCTCCGCGTCGCCTTCGACGACTGCCACTGGTGGAACGAGCACCATGTCAACCAGTGGCTCTCCTACGTGCTGCGCCACAGCAGCCAGGAGCTCCACCTCGACCTGCGCTTCCAGCTCGGCCCGGTCTGCGCGCGCAAACCTTATGGCAGGCACGGGCGCAAGGGAGGGGACGCCTGGTATGAGATGCCGAGGAACCTCTACTCCTGCGCCGTGTTGCGCTCGCTGCGCCTCAGCTACTGCTTGCTGAACCTGCCGGACGCCGCCATCAACCTGCCGTTCCTCGAGACGCTGCACCTGACCGCCGTCGACGTCGGTTCCGGGACCTGCTGCGTCGAGCGGTTGATCGCGAGCTGCCCCCGCCTCGTCGACCTGACGCTGGAGTCCGACACTGGCGTGGAGAGAGTCTCCGTCCTCGACAGACGCCTCCGCCGGTTCGCCCTACGGTGCTGCCACGAAGTGGAGTCCGTTGACATCGACGCCTCCGAGCTGATCTCGCTGGACTACTGCGGCCCGGTCCCCGAGGAGGAGTTCCTGTCCCTGCACGGCGCGCCGGGAACCATCATGTCGTGCACGGTCGATTTCTGCAAAGTCCTTTCCGAGGAGGCGGAGCTCGCCAGGTTCAGGGGGTTTATGGAGAAATTTTCCGGCGTGAAGCACCTGCATCTGCACCATCGGCGCCTTCCGGCGACATCCTTCCAGGGATTCCCCTCGTTTCCCAACTTGACGAGGGTGGCGCTGCAAGGTCCCCTTCTGAGTCCTGACGCGGTGCGTCAAATCCTGGAGCAAACACCAAGCCTGGAGATCCTCTCGTTGTTCATGGAACGCCCCGTGGTTCCTGATGATTCCGACAATGATGATGAGTCGGTTTCCGACGAGTTCACAGCTCAGTCGATTCCCGACGAGCTCACGGCTCCCGACGAGTTCACAACTCAGTCGATTCCTGACGAGCTCACGGCTCCCGACGAGTCGAGCTTCTCGATCCCGTGCTTGCAACATCGCGTGAAGGAGATCAACATGGTTCATTACGAGGGTGACAGGCTGCAGGGGATGATGGCCAAGCTTTTGTTCCGGAACGCGCTTGTCCTCGAAAGGTTCTGCGTTGTGCTCGTCAAGGGACCATTCGCGCTGCAGGATGGACTCAAGAAGGAGATTGAAAGCTGGGTCGTGGCCGCCGATGCAGAACCGATTTTCCTGTGACTGATTATTAGTCGGTTTGTATCTTCCATGGACGGAGCTTAGATTACACATACATTTTTGTAAAAGTAATTCAGGATAGTTTTGCCCGTAAGATGAAGATATCAggattttaattttgaaggaacATGAGAATACTTCTTCATGTAAGATCGTTTGTTAGACTGTTGTGTTATGTGTTGCCGAGAAATCTCTGGTTCTAGTGGATAAACATTAAATCAGTATGGTGGTTGTTtgaattttgaacaagttttgttCTTCTAATATGCACAAGTTTTGAAGTAATTTTAAGAAACAAAAAATAACATGCCAGTCTTTTTTTAGAAGTGTTTGATGATGCATAACATCATCCACACGAAAACTTGAGAGAGCCAGGGCTCATCACCCAGTTACATGTTGAATTATTAGGAGAACTagtcttagagcaactctagcagacgctGCGTAAACTTGacccgcaaaacgcgtttgcggTTTCACGAAGATCGCGTTTGCGAGTCGAAAACTAGTGCGGCCGAACAGAAACCGTATCTAGaactgcataatttgaaaaaaCACTTTCGCGGGAGAAACATAGATCATGATCAACACACTACAAACATAGTTCATACTACATGCTACGTTAATACTACGCTCAATCCTCCTCGCCGAAGCTGCAGAGGTCGATGAACTTCGTCGTCTGCTCCTCGCGGATGCGGCGCCACTCCTCGTGCTTCTCCTTGGCGGCGACCGCGTGCCGCCACTCGAGGTCTTCGAGCTCTTCGGCGTGACGTCAACGCTCCGCCTCCTCGCGCACGCTCGGCGATGGCGGCTGCAACGGCGTCGACGTCGGCGACGTAGTCTTCCGGCCCGATGACTCCGCGGCGGCCgagctcctcgggctcctccttgatGGCCCGCTCCTccggctcctcctcgtcctctgacCACTCCCTCTTCACGGGAAGAAGGTccgcgtcggaggaggaggagctcccggCGTACGAACTTCtcgcggaggagaaggatgtgCGCCGTTGGTCGTACTCCTCCGTCTCGCTCCGccggaagctcgccggcggcgaaATACCGCGGTTGGTCCACCTCCGAGCCCCGCGCTTCCTCGCGGCGTCCGAGCGAACGCGCCGCTCGCGCTCCGGGTCGCTTCCGCCGTCGGATCTGCTGCCGGAGCCGCGTCCGGAGCTCCACATTGCGGCTGGAGGCGggggaggtggtcgccggcggcgagaaATGTGGATAAGGGATGGGGAATCGCGGGggctcggcggcggcgagggatAGGGTTTCGACGTGATCGAGGCTGGCGTATTACGGACCATGGCAATTTTTTTTACGAACCGGGCGAGTGTGCCAGGTTATATTCTGGCCGAAAAATTGAACCGAGCCCGCATACTCGCCGGAATTTTTACGGACAGACCGTTTTGCGGGGTCGGCTAGAGTTGCTCTCTTAGCGGTGTTGTGTGCCGCACCTTTTGCCAATTCTAGACAATACTAACTCCACACTCCGATTTCCGCTTTCAAATCAAAACATTCTGCATACATGTTACCACATCCGAGCACCGAAGCTCATGCCTGAACACTATCCAAACACATCCTGAAAATCAGATTCatcttgaatattggatttgcaaagaattagagcatctctagcatatCTCGTAAAATGTCCCGATTCATAAAATAATCATCAAAATACGGATTCGTGCGAAAAAAGTTGACCGAATAGACCCCGTAAATGACTCGGGCATGTAATTCCATTTTTTAAGCGGCACGGTAAACATTCCCATTAAATCCATGAAAATAAGGATTTCGGAGCCAACCCAAGAGCGTTATGTGTATGCAAAAGACCATTGACGGGAGTCCAACTGCCATCGAAACCTTCATGACTTGCTCCCGGCCGTCGTCACACCTGTCCCCGGCAGTCGCTCGTCCATCCCCGGGCGCCGACATGAGGTCCCAGAGGGTCGTGAGCGCCGTGAAGCCGAGCCCCCCGACCAAGCGTACATGGAGGAGCTCCACCGGGTGCACCCAGAGCTCGTGGAGGCGGAGCGGGCGATCTTCGCCGACTCCGACGGGGAGGTTATAGTGATCTCCGACGATGATAAGAAAGGCAACGAGGACGGATGCAAGAACGATGGTTAGgagggcggcgaggaggaggcgaTCGACCTCGAGGATTGGCAGGGCGCCTTCcccaatgatgacgacaacgacaccgGCCCGGATCCAGCTCTTACCACCGGTGGCCTGACGAGGAAGGATTGGCTCGACCTCACTTTTGATTGATATACCTAGTCTATACTAGTGTAGTTGAAGTTTAAATTTTGGTTGTCAAGATTATGTTGAACTTATGTTTAAATTTATGCAAATTTTGGAGTAAATTGTCAAAAACTACCACATTTCGCGCAACCGTGTTCAGTATCTACCACTTTACGATTTTGTGCGAAAAACTATCAAAAAAAATTAATCTGTGGTAAAAAACTACCAAACTTCTTAACTGCCCGATTTAGCTCTTTTAACCATTTTTCTGACaaggctggcccacatgtcaggtgCCAGCATGGCCCCGCGCATTTCATCGAACAGATTAGCGCGAGCCGTGTCGGCGCTCACCGTGCTGCTCGCGggcgcggccggcggcggagccgTAGTACTCCCTCTCCACTGCGCGTGCGCCTCCCCACGCCCGGCCATGGCCATGGGCAGCGGCACGAACCTCCCGAACCGCCGCGGCAAGAAGTCCCTCGCCACGTTGGCCAGCAGCGAAGGCGAAGAAGGTGGCGCAGAGCTGCAGGCAGTGCCTCGGCAGCGCCGAGAAGCCCTCCACGCCGAGGATGGCCATGTTGCGGTAGATGAGCGCGTAGGGCGCCTTCCATTACCCGTCCGGGTTGCCGACGTCGAAGGCCTcgtagaagaggaagaaggtgaGCGGCGCCACGACGCAGCCCATGAGCGTGCCCACGGCCTGCCCGACCACCATCGACTGCGGCGACGTCAGCGTCAGGTGCGCCGTCTTGAAGTCGTGCATGAGGTCGGCGGAGACGAGCACCAGCTGCTTCACCAGCCCGCAGGTGACCAGCCCGGCCACCACCCCGTTGTCCTTCCCCGCCCACGCCGCGAACACGAACAGCGCCACCTTGCCGTAGTTGTACCCCATGTTCATGTCGGTGAGCCCGGTGCCGTAGGCGTTGCAGAACCCGAGCGCTGGCGCCAGCAGGTAGGCGATCACCACGAAGTACCACTTCACCTCCCGGAACATGAGCGGGATGGCCACCACCGGCACGGCGCTGAGCAGCGCGTACCCGGCGTAGGCTACCCACGCCGGGATGTTGTCCCTGTTGAACACCTCGTTGCGCTGCAGGTCGTCGATGGCCACCGAGTCCTCATCCGCCACTACAATGCCAATGCAATGTCAGCATGGCTCATCCGTAACAAAAGGTCAAAGAAACTCGAACAAATCTTGTACTATAATTCACGTCTGTTGAGACGGCCGCGCTGCGATTTCTCGTGTATGCTCTTGAGGGTGACGAGGATGACTTTGAGGAAGTTGTAAAAGCCGTCGCCAATGAGCAGCGCAATGCAGAGGAAGGCCTGGACATGGAGGAGACAGCTTAAGCCATTGTGCCTGAGCAAGTCCTTAACGAACACCTAAAATTCAGCAACACACACACCTTGCACTACAGCAAAATCACGTTTTACCGTGTGGCAAGCTATAAGTCGTGTTCTTTTTTTCGGATACTCGGCTTCTTTGAATATAAGCCGTGTACACAAGCAAAAACACCCGGTAAAAACAATGCACTCGGCTTATGCTATCATATAAGCCGAGTGTCCAGAAAAAGCTCTCGGCTTATAGTTTTCACACGGTATATATGAAGAAAGCACTCGGTTTATAGCGTGTCACCCGGTAAAGGTACCTGCCACGTGTCTATAACAGCGGTGTTTGACGGCGCCGTCACGGCTTGAGCTATAAGccgtgtgcttgacaagtacacaCGGCTTAGACACACTATAAGCCGTGTGCTCGGCAAGTAGACACGGCTTACACACTATATGCCGTGTGTTCTGCAAAAGCACTCATGTCCTCCTCtgagagcacgaggagtttcgatgccaacgaagcaacatgaccaacacttccttcacaaacgtgaAACGTTCCCTCTCGATACCAAGAGACTACCTCGAAGATGGTGCAGTTTACAAGCGGCCTCGGGTAAGCCCCACCCAGACCGCGTCCAAACTTTTACGACACCGTATAAGGGGCATGTGATGACGTCGTGCCTGATCCTAAGGATGTCTGGCATCGTACCATTTTCCGAGGCTTCAAACGGTTTGATGAGGCATGTCACCCAAGTGATTTCGTACCCCCGATGGCTGGGGCTGCCCCTCCCACGCCTGCACAAGGCATGCCCATGTcacaaatacatcacataggattttccgtgcttcttctgggcatgatttcatgtgtcgccttgcagatctgcaatttccgacACTGAAACCCTAAaattgcaataaatgtctcaaatattgtagtcgggtcagaaaaatgcacgggcctgacacgtgtcattcgatgtcctcctctgagagcacgaggagtttcgatgccaacggagcaacatgaccaacacttccttcacaaacgtgaAACGTTCCCTCTCGATACCAAGAGACTACCTCGAAGATGGTGCAGTTTACAAGCGGCCTCGGGTAAGCCCCACCCAGACCGCGTCCAAACTTTTACAACACCGTATAAGGGGCATGTGATGACGTCGTGCCTGATCCTAAGGATGTCTGGCATCGTACCATTTTCCGAGGCTTCAAACGGTTTGATGAGGCATGTCACCCAAGTGATTTCGTACCCCCGATGGCTGGGGCTGCCCCTCCCACGCCTGCACAAGGCATGCCCATGTcacaaatacatcacataggattttccatgcttcttctgggcatgatttcatgtgtcgccttgcagatctgcaatttcctACACTGAAACCCTAAaattgcaataaatgtctcaaatattgtagTCGGGTCAGAAAAATGCACGGGCCTGACACGTGTTATTCGATGTCCTCCTCtgagagcacgaggagtttcgatgccaacggagcaacatgaccaacacttccttcacaaacgtgaAACGTTCCCTCTCGATACCAAGAGACTACCTCGAAGATGGTGCAGTTTTCAAACGGCCTCGGGTAAGCCCCACCTAGACCGCATCCAAACTTTTACGACACCGTATAAGGGGCATGTGATGACGTCGTGCCTGATCCTAAGGATGTCTGGCATCGTACCATTTTTCGAGGCTTCAAACGGTTTGATGAGGCATGTCACCCAAGTGATTTCGTACCCCCGATGGCTGGGGCTGCCCGTCCCACGACTGCACAAGGCATACCCATGTcacaaatacatcacataggattttccatgcttcttctgggcatgatttcacttgtcgccttgcagatctgcaatttccgacactgaaaccctagaattgcaataaatgtctcaaatattgtagGCGGGTCAGAAAAATGCGGGGCCTGACACGTGTCATTTTATGGCCTTCTCtgagagcacgaggagtttcgatgccaacggagcaacatgaccgacacttccttcacaaacgtgaCACGTTCCCTCTCGATATCAAGAGACTACCTCGAAGATGGTGCAGTTTACAAACGGCCTCGGGTAAGCCCCACCCAGACCGCGTCCAAACTTTTACGACACCCTACAAGGGGCATGTGATGACGTCGTGCCTGATCCTAAGGATTTCTGGCAATCTACCCTTTTTCGAGGCTTCAAACGGTTTGACGAGGCATGTCACCCAAGTGATTTCGTACCCCCGATGGCTGGGGCTGCCCCTCCCACGCCTGCACAAGGCATGCCCATGTcacaaatacatcacataggattttccatgcttcttctgggcatgatttcatgtgtcgccttgcagatctgcaatttccgacactgaaaccctagaattgcaataaatgtctcaaatattgtagTCGGGTCAGAAAAATGCGGGGGCCTGACACGTGCCATTCGATGTCCTCCTCTGAGAGCATGAGGAGTTTCGATGCCAACGGAGCAACATgaccaacacttccttcacaaacgtgaCACGTTCCCTCTTGATACCAAGAGACTACCTCAAAGATGGTGCAGTTTATAAACGGCCTCGGGTAAGGCCCACCCAGACCGCGTCCAAACTTTTTACGACACCCTACAAGGGGCATGTGATGACGTCGTGCCTGATCCTGAGGACTGGGGCTGCCCCTCCCACGACTGCACAAGGCATACCCATGTCACAAGTACATCACATATGACATCATATGGTTCAGAGCCATAAAGAAACCGATTTTATTCCTGCCAAAGTTTCAAGATTAGATTTAGTGCAAccaacatttttattttctcgaagtatgtaaaagaaataaaatttGGCACTATACGTAATGCCTTAATAGTAATCTAAAAACCTTACAGTATTGCTCTAGGTATTTCTTCGTCATGTCAATAAAAAAACTATGATGTGAATTTGAAGTAATTAAATACCATACCAGATGAATGTCATGGAAGTTAAACACGGATATTCAAAATAGAAGTTAAACACGAATTTGCAcacacatgaacatattttcatgtGTAAGCCGTGTGTACTTGTCATAGGGCACTCGGCTTACATTTCTGCTCCCGGCTTACTCAATGTACAGAAAACGCGGGAGTTAGCCAAATATCACGCGCGCTCTCTCCAAAATAGACCGTGctttatgtttttttttcaaatcgTGCGCTCACTCACCTCTCCCCTCCACCTCGCGCAGCAGATGCCACcactgcccctgcaccggagctcCCCACCTGATCTCCCTCCACCGCCCCTGCGTCTCCGTCGCCCCCCTCCATCGCCCCGGGCGCCGCCCCCCTCCACTGCCCCGGGCGCCGGCCCCCTCCGTCACCCCTTCCAccggccccctccaccgccccccttcgtcgcccctccaccgccccctccaccggccccctccacccccctccaccgcccccctcaGTCGCCCCTGCAccgcccccctccaccgcccccttcgTCGCCCCCCTCCACCAGCCCCCTCCACCGGCCCCTCCACCAGCCCCCTCCACCGGCCCCTCCACCGCCCCTCTACGGGACCCTCCACCGGCCCCTCCATCGACCCCTCCACctcccctccacctcccctccaccgccccctgcatCGTCACCTACACGGGCACCCCCACCATGTCCCATCCACCAGCTCCCCCCGCCGCCCGCCAGGGTTGAGGTCACCGGGCCACGGCCGCCGCACCATCTTCTCTGCACTggtaagtctctctctctctctccctatatATCTCTCTCTTATCTCTCTGACTGggtgtttctgtttttgcagatAGACTAGGCTCCTCCAGCAGCAAGGTGCTCACAGACTAGGCTCCTCCAGCAGCAAGGTGCTAGAAGATTTTCCTCCAGCAGCAAGGTGCTCCTCCTAGCATTATTTGAGGTGGAAGGTTCATTTTCGGTGGTGCATGTATCTATGTAGCTAAGGTGGATATGCAGATATGCTATGAAGTGGTGTCAAATTTTAGGTGATTTAAAATCAGAGATTCATTTGTTTGTTGGTGGTGCAACAGAAAACAACCTGAAATGTTTGAAAGGTTGTAGATTCTTACATTATAATTTGAGAAAGATGTTTGAAAGGTGGTGCAACAGAAAACAACAGAAAATCTGATTTGTTTGAGAATTACATCAAAGAAAGCCATTTGGAATTTGGTCTTGCTAATAATTTCTTGGGTTAGTTTAATTTTGAAGTAATAGTAACTATGGATGATATAACACGAGGAACATGGATAATTATCAAACATGTCGGGTGGCAAATAAACGAAGAACGACTTATTAAGGAACTGTAGAATATGTTGTGTTTTGGTTTGTGCATGTGAATTATGTTTGATTCTAGTTTTCACTTTATTGTAGGACACACATCAATTTGACATTGGAAGGGTCGTGGCAAGGCTTTTTGCTAGAGGGACAACCATTGCCGAGCACACTTCTAAACGTGAATATGTTGCCAAGAAGTTCTCGCCCTATGATTTTGAACTTTTGCAC
This window encodes:
- the LOC123428001 gene encoding F-box/LRR-repeat protein At4g14103-like — its product is MASPKEKRIGVASPSGARDRLSDLPDFLLGHVLSFLPTKEAGRTAELSRRWRDVFCNVQTVSFAERQGARAKDWTTFYYEAQEQKSCSALLLDDVWNALLCRRRCARAHVPLHRLRVAFDDCHWWNEHHVNQWLSYVLRHSSQELHLDLRFQLGPVCARKPYGRHGRKGGDAWYEMPRNLYSCAVLRSLRLSYCLLNLPDAAINLPFLETLHLTAVDVGSGTCCVERLIASCPRLVDLTLESDTGVERVSVLDRRLRRFALRCCHEVESVDIDASELISLDYCGPVPEEEFLSLHGAPGTIMSCTVDFCKVLSEEAELARFRGFMEKFSGVKHLHLHHRRLPATSFQGFPSFPNLTRVALQGPLLSPDAVRQILEQTPSLEILSLFMERPVVPDDSDNDDESVSDEFTAQSIPDELTAPDEFTTQSIPDELTAPDESSFSIPCLQHRVKEINMVHYEGDRLQGMMAKLLFRNALVLERFCVVLVKGPFALQDGLKKEIESWVVAADAEPIFL